The following are encoded together in the Streptomyces tsukubensis genome:
- the bcp gene encoding thioredoxin-dependent thiol peroxidase, with product MSERLKPGDTAPDFTLPDADGEEISLASRRGRKVIVYFYPAALTPGCTKQAVDFTDNLDLLADKGYDVIGVSPDKPEKLADFREQEDLKVTLVSDPTKETLTAYGAFGEKKLYGKTVTGVIRSTFVIGENGTIEHAFYNVKATGHVAKVIKDLKIGDTE from the coding sequence ATGAGTGAGCGGCTCAAGCCCGGCGACACGGCACCCGATTTCACCCTCCCGGACGCGGACGGTGAGGAGATCTCGCTGGCGTCCCGTCGTGGGCGGAAAGTAATCGTCTACTTCTACCCGGCGGCCCTGACCCCCGGCTGCACCAAGCAGGCGGTCGACTTCACCGACAATCTCGACTTGCTCGCGGACAAGGGTTATGACGTGATCGGGGTCTCCCCCGACAAGCCGGAGAAGCTCGCCGACTTTCGCGAACAGGAGGACCTCAAGGTCACACTGGTTTCCGACCCCACCAAGGAGACTCTGACGGCGTACGGCGCCTTCGGGGAGAAAAAGCTCTACGGGAAGACCGTCACCGGCGTCATCAGGTCCACTTTCGTCATCGGCGAGAACGGCACCATCGAACACGCTTTCTATAACGTTAAGGCCACGGGCCATGTCGCAAAGGTGATCAAAGACCTCAAAATCGGTGACACAGAGTAA
- the proP gene encoding glycine betaine/L-proline transporter ProP translates to MPATDNDEAADPAAVRRHRVLFRAGAKRRNPRLRRTDITVTDEAAVKRATKAAALGNAMEWYDFGIYSYLAGTIGNVFFPSGNDTASLLQSFATFAVAFLVRPFGGMFFGPLGDKLGRKKILAITMIMMSIGTFAIGLIPSYDSIGWFAPALLVLFRLVQGFSTGGEYGGASTFIAEYAPDKRRGFYGSFLEFGTLAGYVGAAGLVVVLTTLFNDSSMEGWGWRIPFLVAGPLGAVGLYLRMRLDETPAFQKMEAGKVHTSEAADAVETSAKGDLKKIFVKYWPALILCIALVGAYNITDYMLLSYMPTYLSDELGYSTNHGLLILLLVMVLQMVIIHYVGRMSDHFGRKPLLMAGMIGFLVLSLPAFLLIREGNVLAISGGLVMLGLSLVCLLGTMSAALPALFPTNVRYGSLSVGYNISASIFGGTTPLVITALISVFDSKLVPAYYAMGAAVVGVIAVLCMKETANLPLEGSPPSVETREEAEELVQAQSPEPKF, encoded by the coding sequence ATGCCCGCGACCGACAACGACGAGGCGGCGGACCCCGCAGCGGTCAGACGCCATCGTGTGCTGTTCCGGGCCGGCGCGAAACGGCGGAACCCCAGACTGCGCCGTACCGATATCACGGTTACCGACGAGGCGGCCGTCAAACGTGCCACCAAGGCGGCCGCGCTCGGTAACGCGATGGAGTGGTACGACTTCGGCATCTACAGCTACCTCGCGGGCACCATCGGAAATGTCTTCTTCCCTTCCGGGAATGACACCGCGTCGCTGTTGCAGTCGTTCGCCACATTCGCCGTGGCCTTCCTCGTGCGGCCCTTCGGCGGAATGTTCTTCGGGCCCCTGGGCGACAAACTGGGCCGCAAGAAGATCCTCGCCATCACGATGATCATGATGTCGATCGGTACCTTCGCCATCGGCCTGATCCCGTCCTACGACTCGATCGGCTGGTTCGCCCCGGCGCTGCTGGTCCTCTTCAGGCTGGTCCAGGGCTTCTCCACCGGCGGTGAGTACGGCGGCGCCTCCACGTTCATCGCGGAGTACGCGCCGGACAAGCGGCGCGGTTTCTACGGCAGCTTCCTTGAGTTCGGCACCCTGGCCGGTTACGTGGGCGCCGCCGGCCTCGTCGTCGTCCTCACCACCCTCTTCAACGACTCCTCGATGGAGGGCTGGGGCTGGCGCATCCCGTTCCTGGTCGCGGGCCCGCTCGGCGCGGTCGGCCTCTACCTGCGGATGCGGCTCGACGAGACCCCGGCCTTCCAGAAGATGGAGGCCGGCAAGGTCCACACCAGCGAGGCGGCGGACGCGGTCGAGACCAGCGCCAAGGGCGACCTGAAGAAGATCTTCGTCAAGTACTGGCCCGCGCTGATCCTCTGCATCGCGCTGGTCGGCGCGTACAACATCACCGACTACATGCTGCTGTCCTACATGCCGACGTATCTCTCCGACGAACTCGGCTACAGCACCAACCACGGGCTGCTGATCCTGCTGCTCGTGATGGTCCTGCAAATGGTGATCATCCATTACGTGGGCCGGATGAGCGACCACTTCGGGCGGAAACCCCTGCTGATGGCAGGCATGATCGGTTTCCTTGTTCTTTCCCTGCCCGCGTTCCTGCTGATCCGAGAGGGCAACGTCCTCGCCATCTCGGGCGGCCTGGTCATGCTCGGGCTCTCCCTGGTCTGCCTGCTCGGCACGATGTCGGCGGCGTTGCCCGCCCTCTTCCCGACCAATGTCCGCTACGGATCGCTCTCCGTGGGCTACAACATCTCGGCGTCGATATTCGGTGGCACCACTCCGCTGGTGATCACCGCACTGATCAGCGTCTTCGACTCCAAGCTGGTGCCCGCGTACTACGCGATGGGCGCGGCGGTCGTCGGTGTGATCGCGGTCCTGTGCATGAAGGAGACGGCCAACCTGCCCCTGGAAGGCTCCCCGCCCTCGGTGGAGACACGTGAGGAGGCGGAGGAACTGGTCCAGGCGCAGTCGCCCGAACCGAAGTTCTGA
- a CDS encoding PTS transporter subunit EIIC: MSTESSALPRRKWWNGLFQGLQKMGRSLQLPIAVLPAAGILNRLGQPDVFGDDGLAWTNVAKVMAAAGGALLDSSLGLPLLFCVGVAIGMAKKSDGSTALAAVTGFLVYYAVMHAFPVDCPDGQDAVTGGCVDYEGKGFEAATYQNPGVFGGIVMGLIAAYVWRRFYRTKLVDWLGFFNGRRLVPILMAFIGLLFGSLCVWVWPPIGDALTSFGQWLSDLSATGSGIFGVANRALLVVGLHQFLNTFLWFQFGDFTKPDGTVVHGDINRFLAGDPTAGQFLTGFFPIMMFALPAAALAITHCAKPHRRKAVGGLMLSVGLTSFVTGITEPLEYSFLFIAPVLYAIHAVLTGVSMAVSWGLGAKDGFSFSAGLIDYVINWSLATKPWLLLIIGAGAAVVYYAIFRFAILKFDLKTPGREPEEEIEDVTKA; encoded by the coding sequence ATGAGTACGGAGAGTTCGGCGCTGCCACGGCGGAAGTGGTGGAACGGTCTGTTCCAAGGGCTCCAGAAGATGGGCCGGAGCCTACAGCTCCCGATCGCCGTCCTGCCCGCCGCGGGCATCCTCAACCGGCTCGGCCAGCCCGACGTCTTCGGCGACGACGGCCTGGCGTGGACCAATGTCGCCAAGGTCATGGCCGCGGCGGGCGGCGCGCTGCTCGACTCGTCACTCGGACTGCCGCTGCTCTTCTGCGTGGGTGTGGCCATCGGCATGGCCAAGAAGTCCGACGGCTCCACGGCGCTCGCCGCGGTCACCGGCTTCCTCGTCTACTACGCGGTGATGCACGCCTTTCCCGTGGACTGCCCCGACGGACAGGACGCGGTGACCGGCGGTTGCGTGGACTACGAGGGCAAGGGGTTCGAGGCGGCGACCTATCAGAACCCGGGGGTCTTCGGCGGGATCGTGATGGGGCTGATCGCCGCGTACGTCTGGCGCCGCTTCTACCGGACCAAGCTGGTGGACTGGCTCGGCTTCTTCAACGGCCGCCGTCTCGTCCCCATCCTCATGGCCTTCATCGGCCTCCTCTTCGGCAGCCTCTGCGTCTGGGTGTGGCCGCCCATCGGTGACGCGCTGACCAGCTTCGGACAGTGGCTCTCCGATCTGAGCGCCACCGGCTCGGGCATCTTCGGTGTCGCCAACCGCGCGCTGCTCGTCGTGGGGCTGCACCAGTTCCTCAACACCTTCCTCTGGTTCCAGTTCGGCGACTTCACCAAGCCGGACGGGACGGTCGTGCACGGCGACATCAACCGTTTCCTCGCGGGCGACCCGACGGCGGGCCAGTTCCTCACGGGCTTCTTCCCGATCATGATGTTCGCGCTGCCCGCCGCCGCCCTCGCCATCACCCACTGCGCCAAGCCGCACCGCCGCAAGGCCGTCGGCGGGTTGATGCTCTCGGTGGGGCTGACCTCGTTCGTCACCGGGATCACCGAGCCCCTTGAGTACTCGTTCCTCTTCATCGCGCCCGTGCTCTACGCGATCCACGCCGTACTCACCGGCGTATCGATGGCGGTCTCCTGGGGACTCGGCGCGAAGGACGGCTTCAGCTTCTCGGCCGGACTGATCGACTACGTCATCAACTGGAGCCTCGCCACCAAACCGTGGCTGCTGCTGATCATCGGGGCGGGCGCGGCCGTCGTGTATTACGCGATCTTCCGCTTCGCGATCCTCAAGTTCGACCTGAAGACCCCGGGCAGGGAACCCGAGGAAGAGATCGAGGACGTCACGAAGGCATAA
- a CDS encoding glucose PTS transporter subunit EIIB has protein sequence MTRRENEMASKAEKIVAGLGGIDNIEEVEGCITRLRTEVKDPSLVDEAALKAAGAHGVVKMGTAIQVVIGTDADPIAADIEDLM, from the coding sequence TTGACACGCAGGGAGAACGAAATGGCCAGCAAGGCTGAGAAGATCGTTGCCGGGCTCGGCGGCATCGACAACATCGAAGAGGTCGAGGGCTGCATCACCCGCCTGCGCACCGAGGTCAAGGACCCGAGCCTGGTCGACGAGGCCGCGCTGAAGGCCGCGGGCGCCCACGGCGTCGTCAAGATGGGCACGGCGATCCAGGTCGTCATCGGCACCGACGCCGACCCGATCGCCGCCGACATCGAAGACCTGATGTGA
- a CDS encoding PTS transporter subunit EIIC yields the protein MSTATANAAPAKKRGSGLLQGLQKVGRSLQLPIAVLPAAGIMVRLGGDDMLGKDGLGWDKVAAVFANAGGALTGALPILFCIGVAIGFAKKSDGSTALAALVGFLVYDKVLQAFPVTDAVIQKGADTPAVYNDPGVLGGIIMGLLAAVMWQRFHRTKLVDWLGFFNGRRLVPIIMAFVGVVVGVVFGLVWEPIGDGISNFGEWMTGLGSGGAALFGGVNRALIPVGMHQFVNTVAWFQLGDFTNAAGDVVHGDITRFLAGDPSAGMFQAGFFPIMMFGLPAAAIAMAHAARPERRKAVLGMMISLALTSFVTGVTEPIEFSFMFIAPLLYVIHAVLTAASMAITWGLGVHDGFNFSAGAIDYALNWNIAQKPWLIIPIGLVFAVIYYVVFRFVIVKFDLKTPGREPEEEIEDLTKA from the coding sequence ATGAGTACGGCCACCGCTAACGCGGCACCCGCGAAGAAGCGGGGCTCTGGGCTGCTCCAGGGCCTTCAGAAGGTCGGTCGGAGCCTACAGCTCCCGATCGCCGTCCTGCCCGCCGCCGGCATCATGGTCCGCCTGGGCGGCGATGACATGCTCGGCAAGGACGGACTCGGCTGGGACAAGGTCGCCGCCGTCTTCGCCAACGCGGGCGGCGCCCTGACCGGCGCCCTCCCGATCCTCTTCTGTATCGGTGTCGCCATCGGCTTCGCCAAGAAGTCGGACGGCTCCACCGCCTTGGCGGCGCTCGTCGGCTTCCTCGTCTACGACAAGGTGCTCCAGGCCTTCCCCGTGACCGACGCGGTCATCCAGAAGGGCGCGGACACCCCGGCCGTCTACAACGACCCCGGCGTCCTCGGCGGCATCATCATGGGCCTGCTGGCCGCCGTGATGTGGCAGCGCTTCCACCGCACCAAGCTCGTCGACTGGCTCGGCTTCTTCAACGGCCGCCGTCTCGTTCCGATCATCATGGCCTTCGTCGGCGTCGTCGTCGGTGTCGTCTTCGGCCTGGTCTGGGAGCCCATCGGCGACGGGATATCCAACTTCGGTGAGTGGATGACCGGCCTCGGCTCCGGTGGCGCGGCCCTCTTCGGCGGTGTGAACCGTGCGCTGATACCCGTCGGCATGCACCAGTTCGTCAACACCGTCGCCTGGTTCCAGCTCGGCGACTTCACCAACGCGGCCGGCGACGTCGTACACGGCGACATCACGCGCTTCCTCGCGGGTGACCCGAGCGCCGGTATGTTCCAGGCCGGCTTCTTCCCGATCATGATGTTCGGCCTGCCCGCCGCCGCCATCGCCATGGCGCACGCGGCCCGCCCCGAGCGCCGCAAGGCCGTACTCGGCATGATGATCTCGCTCGCCCTGACCTCGTTCGTCACCGGTGTGACCGAGCCGATCGAGTTCTCGTTCATGTTCATCGCGCCCCTGCTCTACGTGATCCACGCGGTGCTCACCGCCGCCTCGATGGCGATCACCTGGGGCCTGGGTGTGCACGACGGCTTCAACTTCTCAGCGGGAGCCATCGACTACGCGCTGAACTGGAACATCGCACAGAAACCCTGGCTGATCATTCCGATCGGACTGGTCTTCGCGGTGATCTACTACGTGGTCTTCCGCTTCGTGATCGTCAAGTTCGACCTCAAGACCCCGGGCCGCGAGCCCGAGGAGGAGATCGAGGACCTCACCAAGGCGTAG
- the rdgB gene encoding RdgB/HAM1 family non-canonical purine NTP pyrophosphatase gives MTRLILATRNAGKVTELKAILADAGLTHELVGADAYPEIPDVKETGVTFAENALLKAHALAEATGLPAVADDSGLCVDVLNGAPGIFSARWAGRHGDDQANLDLLLAQLSDIDAPHRAARFACAAALALPDGTERVVEGDLRGTLRHLPAGQHGFGYDPILQPDGESRTCAELTAAEKNAISHRGKAFRALVPVVRELVG, from the coding sequence ATGACCCGCTTGATCCTCGCCACCCGCAACGCAGGCAAAGTCACCGAGCTGAAGGCGATCCTCGCCGACGCCGGGCTCACCCACGAACTCGTCGGCGCCGACGCCTATCCAGAGATCCCCGACGTCAAGGAGACCGGCGTCACCTTCGCGGAGAACGCCCTCCTGAAGGCACACGCCCTCGCCGAGGCGACCGGGCTGCCCGCCGTCGCCGACGACTCGGGGCTCTGCGTCGACGTACTGAACGGCGCCCCCGGCATCTTCTCCGCACGCTGGGCCGGGCGCCACGGTGACGACCAGGCCAACCTGGACCTGCTCCTCGCCCAGCTCTCCGACATCGACGCCCCCCATCGCGCGGCCCGCTTCGCCTGCGCGGCGGCCCTCGCCCTCCCCGACGGCACGGAGCGCGTGGTCGAGGGCGACCTGCGCGGCACCCTGCGCCACCTCCCCGCCGGGCAGCACGGCTTCGGCTACGACCCGATCCTCCAGCCCGACGGGGAGAGTCGAACCTGCGCCGAGCTGACGGCGGCGGAGAAGAACGCGATCAGCCACCGGGGCAAGGCCTTCAGGGCCCTCGTCCCCGTGGTGAGGGAACTGGTCGGCTGA
- a CDS encoding DUF3618 domain-containing protein, with product MECPGAGRAQDDGGSAVSDAEARTPAQIEADIKLRRVRLAETLDEIGVRVHPKTVIGDAKAKAASQVDQTLGRAYVRVNRVVTDVRGRFVGEDGRPRLERIVPVALVVVGVVGVLTISTRRGKN from the coding sequence ATGGAGTGTCCCGGTGCGGGGCGCGCACAGGATGACGGAGGCAGCGCGGTGTCGGATGCTGAGGCCAGGACCCCTGCGCAGATCGAGGCGGACATCAAGCTCCGGCGGGTGCGGTTGGCCGAGACGCTGGACGAGATCGGTGTGCGCGTTCACCCGAAGACGGTGATCGGCGACGCCAAGGCCAAGGCCGCCTCGCAGGTCGACCAGACCCTCGGGCGGGCGTACGTACGTGTCAATCGTGTGGTGACCGATGTGCGCGGCCGGTTCGTGGGGGAGGACGGCAGGCCGCGTCTTGAACGGATCGTGCCGGTGGCCCTCGTGGTCGTGGGCGTCGTCGGCGTACTCACGATCTCCACCCGCCGCGGCAAGAACTGA
- the rph gene encoding ribonuclease PH, giving the protein MSRIDGRTPDQLRPVSLERGWSKHAEGSVLVSFGDTKVLCTASVTEGVPRWRKGSGEGWVTAEYSMLPRATNTRGDRESVRGKIGGRTHEISRLIGRSLRAVIDYKALGENTVVLDCDVLQADGGTRTAAITGAYVALADAITWAQGKKIIKAGRKPLTGTVSAVSVGIVGGAPLLDLRYEEDVRADTDMNVVCTGEGHFVEVQGTAEAAPFDRTELNVLLDLAVAGCDELAAAQLKALDATLGH; this is encoded by the coding sequence ATGTCACGCATCGACGGCCGCACGCCCGACCAGCTCCGCCCCGTAAGCCTCGAACGCGGCTGGAGCAAGCACGCGGAAGGTTCCGTACTCGTCTCCTTCGGCGACACCAAAGTCCTCTGCACCGCCTCCGTCACGGAAGGCGTGCCGCGCTGGCGCAAGGGCAGCGGCGAAGGCTGGGTCACGGCCGAGTACTCGATGCTGCCCCGCGCCACCAACACCCGCGGCGACCGCGAGTCCGTCCGCGGCAAGATCGGCGGGCGCACCCACGAGATCTCCCGTCTCATCGGCAGGTCCCTGCGCGCGGTCATCGACTACAAGGCCCTCGGCGAGAACACCGTCGTCCTGGACTGCGACGTCCTCCAGGCCGACGGCGGTACCCGCACCGCCGCCATCACCGGCGCCTATGTCGCCCTCGCCGACGCCATCACCTGGGCCCAGGGCAAGAAGATCATCAAGGCCGGCCGCAAGCCCCTCACCGGCACGGTCTCCGCCGTCTCCGTCGGGATCGTCGGAGGCGCCCCCCTCCTTGACCTCAGGTACGAGGAGGACGTGCGCGCCGACACCGACATGAACGTCGTCTGCACCGGCGAGGGCCACTTCGTCGAGGTCCAGGGCACCGCCGAGGCCGCCCCCTTCGACCGCACCGAGCTGAACGTCCTCCTGGACCTCGCCGTCGCCGGCTGCGACGAACTGGCCGCGGCGCAGCTCAAGGCGCTCGACGCCACGCTCGGCCACTGA